Part of the Janibacter alkaliphilus genome is shown below.
TGGTGGCGTACGCGTCGACCAGGTCCCGCTCACCGACCGGGTGAGCTCTCCAGGAGTAGAAGGCCTGCCGGGAGACCCCGAGCAGCCCGCAGGTCACCGCAACGGGGATCCCGTCAGCGGCAAGGTCCAGGACCAGCGGGTACGTCATTTTGGGGACTGACCCAGCCTCAGGTTCGCCTGCGACAGGTACGCCGCTGCGCGGCGCAGCACCTCGTTTTCCTGCTCCAGGGCCCGGTTGCGTCGCTTGAGGTCCTTCAGCTCCTCGGAGTCAGCCCTCGTCACGCCCGGACGGATCCCGTCCTCCACGTCAGCGGCCTTGAGCCAATTCCTCAGACACGACTCCGAGATCCCGAAGTCCTTCGCCAGTTGCGCGATCGGAGTCTCGCCCTTGCCGGCGACAGCGACCACGTCGTCACGGAACTCTTTGGGATGGGGTGCAGGCATGCCGACATCCTTCAGCGGGACCTCACGGCCCCACAGAACTGGTGTCAATCGAACCTTCAGCAGTCCCGTCGTCAACTCTGTTGTGCTCAGAATCTGGGTGATCGTGCGAGCCGTGGTGGTCGGTCATGACGATTCGAAGCTCTCGCGCACTGGCCAAGTAGGTCAGGACCCCCTGATACGCGAGGCCTCGTCCGATCTCGTCATTTCCATGACCCGCTCAAGCTCTTCGTCGGCCCTCACGAACCCCTCGTAATCAGAGGGGTCGTCCGCCTGCTCACGCCGCCACTCGGCGGGGTCGATGCCGTACTTCTCCGAGAGGAACCGCAGCCGATATACCGCTTCTGCCTGCTTGAATGTCTGGTTGACCAAACCAGCATTTACGCTTGCGTTCAGCAGGACACCCGCGACTGGGACTGCCTGGGCGAGCTTCCTTCGGGTTAGCTTGAACCCGAGGGCTTTGTATGTGCTGTCGATGGCTTTCACCAGGACGTTCCGCCGCATCTGCTGCCACGTGGCCTGGCGCGTCATTTGCTGAGTTAGCCGAGAGAGGGACGCCATGGCGGAGGTTTTGCCCGTGAGTGTCCCCGCCGATGCCAGGGACATGACGCCGAGGGCAAACAACTCTTCGTCAGGGTCGCGGACGTCGTAGCCGTATGTGGAAGCGACGGTCCCGATCGCTCGCCCCATCGCAGCCATGGTCGCCGTCGTGTCGGCAGCTATAGCAGCGAACGCCACGGCTGCCGTTGTTCCGCCCGACACCGTTGTGGCGATCTCGGCGCCCGTGACGGCCAAGGAACTGCCTCCACCCTCCGCCGCAGTGGCAACCGTCAAGCCGGCGCGCGATCGTCGAAGCTTGTCGCAATCGACCAGCGACAGAGAGCGCGGGTCGCTGAGCTCACCGATCTCGGGGTGTCGCTCCTGCGCACGGTTGATCATGGCCGTAGGCCTCACCGAGCGAAGCGCCGGACGGAATGTGACCGCCATCGCACCGTCGAATGCCTTCTCCATCACCCATTCCGCTTGGTCGCGCATAGGCATTGCGTCGTAACCGGACGATGCTGCTTGACTCACTCTTTCTGCGAACTCCCGTGCTTGAGCGGGAACACGACGCTTAGTGCGTGACTTGTAGACGGCATCCATGCTCGCCTGCCAGGCGGCCTGGTCGTACGCACTCATCTCCTGGATGCCCATGAGGAGATGCTTAACACAGGGATCTCAGAGCGGAAGCGAAGAGGCAACGCACGCTTCGACACAGGCGCACATAGATTGATGGCGGACACGTCGCGCCGGCGAGCGGTGGTTGCGCGCGAGACCGCAACGTCCCTGCGGCAGCGCGCCAGCATGGGATGCTGTCCCTGAAGTTGGACAGACCTGGATTGGAGCGAAGGACATGCCTGTCGAGACCGGGATCTGGCGGGTTGACGGTGGAAAGACCCGCCGGCTCGTGACCACGGGCACTCCGACGGAGGTCCTGCTGGAGGAGTTCCTCGAGCGTGACTCCAATCTTCTCGGCGAGCCGTTGTTGATCATCGGACGACAGGTACGCACCCCTTACGGCAAGTACATCGATCTGCTGGCCATCGATACGGATGCAAATCTGGTCGTGCTTGAGCTCAAGCGTGACCGATCACCGCGGGACGTCGTGGCGCAGACTCTTGACTACGCCTCCTGGGTGAAGACGCTCGAATCCGACGACGTCGTCGAGATGGCAACCGAGTTCTTGAAGCGCCCCCTTGCTGAGGCGTTCGCAGACACCTTCGGCATCGCATTCCCCGACGAGGTCAACGTTGACCTCCGGATGACTGTGGTAGCCACGGAACTAGACGACAGCTCAGAACGCATCGTCGAGTACTTGCGCGAGTTCGGAGTACCAATCAACGCCGTCTTCTTCTCCTTCTACGAGGATGAGGGTCGTCAGTACCTCACCCGCTCATGGCTCGTTCACTCGGACACAACGCCCGGTGGCGCGTCGACGACGTCCCGGAAGCAGCAACCCTGGAACGGCATCGACTGGTATGTGAGCTTCGGTGACGACGAATCACGTGCCTGGGAGGACGGCCGCAGGCTGGGGTTCATATCTGCTGGTGGTGGCAACTGGTACTCGCGAACCCTGCGCAATCTCCCGGTCGGCGCGCGGGTCAATGTGTATCTGCCGCAGCGGGGATACGTCGCGGTGGGTGTCACCTTGGCGGAGGCGCAGCGTTTCGACGCGGCCAAGGTAGAGAGTGACGGAGGCTGGGTCCGGTTGGCGAACCAGTCACTGATAGGTCGGTACCGCCATGGGCCAGAGGGGGAGCCCGACTCGGATGAGCTCGCCGAGTACGCCGTTCCGGTGCGATGGCACCACACCGTTTCGGCAGAGGAAGCTCTCCGTGAACCGGGCCTCTTTGCCAGTCAGCACAGCGCCTGCAAGCTGCGGCAACAGCACACGTTAAACCGAATCGCCGAACATTTCGGTTTGGATGAAGAGGAGGGCGTGGCAGCGGCCGCAGGGGAGAAGCGGCGGTAGTCGCCATGATCCCGGCGCTTGAGCGCGCCACGACCCTGGATGTACAGCGACTGATAGATCGCCTCGTGGCTGATGCGCATGGACTCATCATCGGGGGAGTCGAGCTTGATCCGGTTGGCGATCTGCTCCGGGCTCCACGCCAGCGACCACGGCCTGTCCTTGCGGTGCGGCGTGTTACGCCCGGTAAACCGTGGTGGCCTCGGCCCCAGGACCGCGATCCCGTCCGGCAGGCTGACCTGCCCGGCCAGGCGCTCCTGCACGTACTCGTGCAGCCGCGGGTTGGCCACGAGCTTGGCGATCTTGGGTCGCTTGGCGGCCATGTCAGCCTTCCACTGCGCCACCGACGCCCGGTACTCACGCGTATCGCCGCGGGTCGCCGCATTGCGACGCAGCTCCCGCGACACCGTCCCGGGATCACCACCGATACGGCGGGCGTTCTCACGCACTCCCTCGCCCTGCGCGCGAAGCAGCGCGATCTCCTCACGCTCAGCGAATGACAGATACCGGCCGAAGGCTGAAACTTCAGATCGAACGGCGCCATCCCGCCAGCGTTGCGGAACCACCGAGCGCCCACCGCTGGCGCCACGCCGATCACGCCGCACGCCTTCTCAGGCAACAGCCCCGCAGCGATCTGCTCCCAGAACGCCACCTCGACATGCCGCTGAAACTTCGGATGACCCGGCGACCTCAACTTCGGACGAACCGCCCGATCCGCTGCCTGCTGATGACGAACCACTGAACACCTCCACGACGAGGTGTTGCGACGACCAGTTGAATCCGCCTTGGCAGCCGCGGTCGGCGTGGAAGACCACGTCCTCGGTGGACCCGGTGGAGGTGTCGCGGAACTGGACCGCGCGGCTCAACGCCTCTTCGACGAGGTCGGTGTGCAAGGAGTCGCTGAACGCGTATCCGATGACCCGGCGTGAGCACCCGTCACGCACGGCGCACAGGTACAACCAGCCCTGGCCGGTGGCCAGGTAGGTGATGTCGGAGGTCCAGACCTGGTTCAGCCCCTCACGGTCCAAACGGCGCTCGACCAGGTCCGGGATCGCGTGCGGCGCCGGATGGACGATCGTGGTCACCGGGCGCCACGCGCGCGGGCTGACCCCGGCGATCCCGTTGCGGCGCATCACCTTCGCGACGGTCTTGACCGACACCACCTCACCCGCGGCGCGCAGCTCGGCGGTGATCCGCGGCGCCCCGTACACCCCGTCGGAGTCCTCGTGCGCGGCGCAGACCTTCACCGCCAGGTTGAGCAGGCGCCGGGCCCGTGGCCCCGGCCCGCCCTGCTGACGGACCGCCCAGTCGTAGTAGCCCGAACGGGACACCTCGAGCAGCTCACACATCCGCTCCACACTCGCGCGGGGCTCCTGCACGCTGTTCTCCTGCACGGTGGCCCTCTCCGCGTGGATCACTGCGAACGCGGCGTCTGGTTCGACGCGTTCTCCGCCACGAAGAAGGCCGCCGCTTTTTTCAGGAACTCCCGATCCATCCGCAGCTGAGCGTTCTCCGCCCGCAGCCGCTCCAACTCGGCCCGCTCATCGATGTCGACCGCCGGCGGCGGGTCATCCATCCGCGCCCGCTCCGCGGCCACCCACCGACCCAGCAGCTGCTCACCAACACCGATCTCGTCGGCCACCGCACGGATCGTGCGTCCCGAGTCGATGACCAGACGTGCAGCATCACGCCGGTACTGCGGGGTGAACTTCCTCCTCGATGCACCCATAAGGGCATCCTCTCCCGCCAGGCTCACCTGGCCAGTCAGGATGTCCGTCGAACGAGGTCAAGCCTAGTAGGGTGCTTCCCGAGCGAGGGAGGTGCTGGCAGGGCCTCTTGCTCACTGACCAGGAGGACGCAATGAGCTCGGAGCCGGTGCGGGCTACGGATCATTCACGCGCGCCCTACGGAGCTGTCCGATGAAGAATGGCTTCACCGAGTACCAGGCCAAGTACTACGCCCACGAACTGCAGCGCAGCTACGCAAGTGACCACGTCGGCAAGCTCGCCGGCCTCCTCTTCGACGCTCAGGTCGAGCCAAAGCCGCACCAGATTGACGCGGCCCTCTTCGCGCTCCAGACCCCGTTCCTCAAAGGCGTCATCCTCGCCGACGAGGTCGGCCTTGGTAAGACGATCGAGGCGGGCATCGTCATCAGCCAGTACTGGGCTGAGCGGAAGCGCAGCATCCTGATCATCGCGCCCTCCAGCCTTCGGCAGCAGTGGCAGCAGGAGCTCTACGAGAAGTTCCTTATCCCCAGCTCGCTGCTAGACGCGAAGACCAAGGACCGCCTCCTCGGTGCTGGCCGCTCGCCCGAGGTGCTCATCTGCTCGTACGAGTTCGCCCAGCGCCACGAGCCCGCACTCCTTCGTGCTTGGGACGTGGTTGTGGCCGACGAAGCGCACCGGTTGCGGAATTTCTGGAACGGCAAGGCAAAGGTCGCCAACGCTGTCGCTCACATCGTTGAGGGCTCGCAGAAGACCGTCCTGCTGACCGCCACGCCGCTGCAGAACAAGCTCGAAGAGCTGTACGGCTTGGTCTCAGTCTTCGAACCTGACTACTTCTACTCACTGGATGCCTTCCGCGAGCGCTACATCAAGAACCGGGAATCGGCAGCCTTCGATGACCTTGGCGACCGCGTTGCTCAGGTCAGCAAGCGCACCCTTCGCCGCGACGCCGACAAGTACATCCGCTTCACCGAGCGACTCCCGCTCACGGTTGGTTTTGAGCCGTCGCCGGACGAGCAACGCCTCTACGAGCTGGTCAACGAGTACCTCCAGCGCGAGCAGGTCTACGCCTTCTCCAAGTCTACGCGCCACCTCAGCGCGCTCATCATCCGCAAGCGCCTCGGATCCTCCACTTACGCCATCGCAAGCACGCTCGAGCGCATCGCTGGCCGACTGGAGCGAGAGATCGAGGAGGGCAAGCGCTGGACGAACTCCGGAAGCTTCATCGTTGATGCCGACCTCACCGATGAGGAGGAAGAGGAACTCGACGAGGAACCCAGGGCTGGCTTCACCGCCATCGACCCTCGGGATATCGAGCCGATGAAGGACGAAGTCAGGGAGTTGCGCGAGTACGCGGCTCTGGCTCGATCGATCACGGTCAACGAGAAGGCCGTCCAGCTCAACCACGCCCTGGACCTCGGCTTCGAGCGCCTGCGGGAGCTCGGAGCCCCGCAGAAGGCGATCATCTTCACCGACTCGACGGTGACCCAGGACTACATCGCACGCTCGCTCACGGAGGCCGGACGGGGGGAGGGGTTGCTGCTCTTCAACGGTCAGAACGACTCCCCGCAGGCCACCGCGATCTATCAGAGGTGGCTCGAGCGCAACAAGGGCAGCGATGTCATCACCGGCGTCCCGGCGGCCGATCGCCGCAAGGCCCTTGTGGACTACTTCCGCGAAGAGGGCACGATCATGATCGCGACCGAAGCAGCCTCGGAGGGCATCAACCTGCAGTTCTGCTCAATGGTCGTGAACTACGACTTGCCCTGGAACCCGCAGCGCGTCGAGCAGCGCATTGGCCGCGCGCACCGGTTCGGCCAGCAGCACAACGTCGTCGTCGTGAACTTCTCCAACAAGGGCAACCTCGCCGAGCAACGCATCCTTGAGCTACTGGAGGACAAGTTCCACCTGTTCAAGGGCGTTTTCGGCGCGAGCGACGAAGTGCTCGGCTCCATCGAGGACGGGCTCGACTTCGAGAAGACGATCAGCGACATCCTCAATCGCTGCAAGACCGCGGGCGACATCGAGGTGGCCTTCAACCAGCTGGAGAAGCAGTTCGAGGGCGAGATCTCCAAGGAGATGGCGAGCGCCAAGGCCAAGGTCTTCGACAACCTCGACCCCAACGTCCAGGACCGCCTGAAGTCCTATGACGCGCAATCCGGCGAGGTGCTCAACCGCTTCGAACAGCTCCTCCTGGCCGTTACTAAGTACCAGCTCGACAGCGTCGCGACCTTCGAGGGCGACGGCCGCCAGTTCGAACTCCACGCGGCACCGATCGCAGGAGCCAAGACTGGCCGCTACTTCTTCAAGTCGCAGCCGCAGGAGAACGCCCACCAGTACCGCTTCGCCAGCCCGTTGGCCGAACACGTGGTGGCGAGCTCGAAGGACGCGGACACACCTGCCCGTGAGCTGACGTTCAGCCTCGGCAAGTCGCAGCGCGCAAGCACTGCGATTAAGGCGCTGCAGGGCAAGAGCGGTCAGCTCGTCAGCAAGGTCGTCACCTTCCGCATGAAGGCCGGCAACGAGGACATCTCCGAGTCCTACGCGCTCGCGGGGCTGCTCACCGACGATGGCGAGTGGCTCGACCACGAGTACGTCGCCGACCTGATGGACCTGGCCTGCACCGAAGTGTCGGACCCGATTGACATGATCGACGAGTCGGCCTTTGAGAAGCATCTGGAAGTCCAGCGAGAGGCGTTCGAGAAGGAAGTGCAGGCACGCAACGCTCGCTACTACGATCAGCAGGAGGAGCTGCTCTACCGCAACACCCTTGATCGCAAGGCCGAGTCTGAGGGGCTGATCCGGGAGTACCGCCAGAAGGAGAAGGCGAGCCGGAAGGCGGCGCGACAGACCGACGACCCGATGGAGCAACTGCGACACAAGAAGGAAGCCAGGCGCTGGGCGCAGAAGGCCGAAGACGAGGACGACCGCGCACGCAGCGAGCGGATCAAGCTCCGGGAAGAGATCGACAAGTACCTCGACCTGATCGAGCAGTCCCTCAAGGGCA
Proteins encoded:
- a CDS encoding IS3 family transposase; protein product: MQENSVQEPRASVERMCELLEVSRSGYYDWAVRQQGGPGPRARRLLNLAVKVCAAHEDSDGVYGAPRITAELRAAGEVVSVKTVAKVMRRNGIAGVSPRAWRPVTTIVHPAPHAIPDLVERRLDREGLNQVWTSDITYLATGQGWLYLCAVRDGCSRRVIGYAFSDSLHTDLVEEALSRAVQFRDTSTGSTEDVVFHADRGCQGGFNWSSQHLVVEVFSGSSSAGSGSGGSSEVEVAGSSEVSAACRGGVLGADRCGAVA
- a CDS encoding transposase yields the protein MGASRRKFTPQYRRDAARLVIDSGRTIRAVADEIGVGEQLLGRWVAAERARMDDPPPAVDIDERAELERLRAENAQLRMDREFLKKAAAFFVAENASNQTPRSQ
- a CDS encoding EcsC family protein encodes the protein MGIQEMSAYDQAAWQASMDAVYKSRTKRRVPAQAREFAERVSQAASSGYDAMPMRDQAEWVMEKAFDGAMAVTFRPALRSVRPTAMINRAQERHPEIGELSDPRSLSLVDCDKLRRSRAGLTVATAAEGGGSSLAVTGAEIATTVSGGTTAAVAFAAIAADTTATMAAMGRAIGTVASTYGYDVRDPDEELFALGVMSLASAGTLTGKTSAMASLSRLTQQMTRQATWQQMRRNVLVKAIDSTYKALGFKLTRRKLAQAVPVAGVLLNASVNAGLVNQTFKQAEAVYRLRFLSEKYGIDPAEWRREQADDPSDYEGFVRADEELERVMEMTRSDEASRIRGS
- a CDS encoding endonuclease NucS domain-containing protein, with the protein product MPVETGIWRVDGGKTRRLVTTGTPTEVLLEEFLERDSNLLGEPLLIIGRQVRTPYGKYIDLLAIDTDANLVVLELKRDRSPRDVVAQTLDYASWVKTLESDDVVEMATEFLKRPLAEAFADTFGIAFPDEVNVDLRMTVVATELDDSSERIVEYLREFGVPINAVFFSFYEDEGRQYLTRSWLVHSDTTPGGASTTSRKQQPWNGIDWYVSFGDDESRAWEDGRRLGFISAGGGNWYSRTLRNLPVGARVNVYLPQRGYVAVGVTLAEAQRFDAAKVESDGGWVRLANQSLIGRYRHGPEGEPDSDELAEYAVPVRWHHTVSAEEALREPGLFASQHSACKLRQQHTLNRIAEHFGLDEEEGVAAAAGEKRR
- a CDS encoding SNF2-related protein, translated to MKNGFTEYQAKYYAHELQRSYASDHVGKLAGLLFDAQVEPKPHQIDAALFALQTPFLKGVILADEVGLGKTIEAGIVISQYWAERKRSILIIAPSSLRQQWQQELYEKFLIPSSLLDAKTKDRLLGAGRSPEVLICSYEFAQRHEPALLRAWDVVVADEAHRLRNFWNGKAKVANAVAHIVEGSQKTVLLTATPLQNKLEELYGLVSVFEPDYFYSLDAFRERYIKNRESAAFDDLGDRVAQVSKRTLRRDADKYIRFTERLPLTVGFEPSPDEQRLYELVNEYLQREQVYAFSKSTRHLSALIIRKRLGSSTYAIASTLERIAGRLEREIEEGKRWTNSGSFIVDADLTDEEEEELDEEPRAGFTAIDPRDIEPMKDEVRELREYAALARSITVNEKAVQLNHALDLGFERLRELGAPQKAIIFTDSTVTQDYIARSLTEAGRGEGLLLFNGQNDSPQATAIYQRWLERNKGSDVITGVPAADRRKALVDYFREEGTIMIATEAASEGINLQFCSMVVNYDLPWNPQRVEQRIGRAHRFGQQHNVVVVNFSNKGNLAEQRILELLEDKFHLFKGVFGASDEVLGSIEDGLDFEKTISDILNRCKTAGDIEVAFNQLEKQFEGEISKEMASAKAKVFDNLDPNVQDRLKSYDAQSGEVLNRFEQLLLAVTKYQLDSVATFEGDGRQFELHAAPIAGAKTGRYFFKSQPQENAHQYRFASPLAEHVVASSKDADTPARELTFSLGKSQRASTAIKALQGKSGQLVSKVVTFRMKAGNEDISESYALAGLLTDDGEWLDHEYVADLMDLACTEVSDPIDMIDESAFEKHLEVQREAFEKEVQARNARYYDQQEELLYRNTLDRKAESEGLIREYRQKEKASRKAARQTDDPMEQLRHKKEARRWAQKAEDEDDRARSERIKLREEIDKYLDLIEQSLKGKRETEDLFNIRWRITA